From the genome of Malus domestica chromosome 04, GDT2T_hap1, one region includes:
- the LOC103408696 gene encoding riboflavin biosynthesis protein PYRR, chloroplastic isoform X4, which yields MHPMAALSFPPMRVCCGGGAATHNSTSNNNNLLGNHALDAAHIRRAAELADRSAGFTSPHPNFGCVIASKTGKVAGEGFLYAQGTKPAEVLAVDAAGDFSRHATAYLNMEPGDCHGDHSAVSALVQAGIERVVIGLRHPLQHLRGNAIRALRSQGLQVDVLGKIAASSGHAAWISSRTSRNRVFELRGRSDAVIVGGNTVRRDNPRLTARHGGGHMPMRIVMSQTLDLPEEAHLWDTSDVSTIVATQRGARRHFQKVLASKGIEVVEFDILNPREVMEYFHNRGYLSLLWECGGTLAAAAISSGVIHKVFAFVAPKIIGGKNAPSPVGELGMVEMTQAFDLIDVCYEQVGPDMLVSGFLQPIPDVTPVIPSVDETFEIDPTVTPYESRIISFYKTWDPYGAFSNFSPHQIKMPDDNGDYATWLSVEHYYQAQKFVGVDDPVAQDCVENIKSAKSPEEAARIGRSMQRKHPDLVRLDWEGVKIEVMYRALKCKFSIYPHLNAMLLSTAGSVLVEASPHDLFWGGGRDGEGLNYLGRLLMQLRSEFLENLPNTHVGRPQQDSTWVVNVFPPSGSSRFFLPLDLMN from the exons ATGCATCCAATGGCGGCGTTATCTTTCCCACCAATGAGAGTCTGCTGCGGCGGAGGCGCCGCCACACATAATAGCACTAGTAACAACAACAATTTACTCGGCAACCACGCGCTCGATGCCGCCCACATCCGGCGCGCTGCGGAGCTGGCCGACAGATCCGCCGGATTCACCTCTCCCCACCCAAACTTCGGGTGCGTCATCGCCTCCAAAACCGGAAAAGTCGCCGGCGAGGGCTTCCTCTACGCCCAGGGCACCAAGCCCGCCGAGGTCCTTGCCGTCGATGCAGCTGGCGACTTCTCACGCCACGCCACCGCTTATCTCAATATGGAGCCCGGTGATTGCCACGGTGACCACTCCGCCGTCTCCGCTCTCGTTCAG GCAGGGATTGAAAGGGTGGTGATTGGGTTGAGGCATCCATTGCAGCATTTAAGAGGGAATGCCATTCGGGCTCTGAGAAGTCAAGGCTTGCAAGTTGATGTTCTTG GAAAAATCGCTGCTAGCAGTGGACATGCAGCATGGATCAGCAGCAGAACATCTAGAAATCGAGTTTTTGAACTGCGGGGTAGAAGTGATGCAGTCATTGTAGGAGGAAATACAGTGCGCAGGGACA ATCCAAGACTAACTGCAAGACATGGTGGTGGGCATATGCCTATGCGGATTGTAATGTCACAGACTCTTGATCTCCCTGAGGAAGCACACCTTTGGGATACCTCTGATGTATCTACTATAGTTGCAACACAAAGGGGTGCAAGAAGGCATTTCCAGAAAGTTCTTGCATCgaaaggaattgaagtggtggAGTTTGATATCTTAAACCCCAGAGAAGTAATGGAATACTTCCATAATCGTGGATATCTTTCACTTTTGTGGGAGTGTGGAGGGACATTAGCTGCAGCAGCTATTTCATCTGGAGTAATACATAAG GTGTTCGCATTTGTTGCTCCTAAAATTATTGGTGGAAAGAATGCGCCATCCCCTGTGGGTGAACTCGGGATGGTTGAAATGACACAAGCCTTCGATCTAATTGATGTCTGCTATGAGCAG GTTGGACCTGATATGCTTGTTAGTGGATTTCTTCAACCCATACCAGATGTGACCCCTGTTATTCCATCAGTTGATGAAACATTTGAAATTGATCCAACTGTGACTCCTTATGAATCAAGGATCATATCCTTCTATAAAACATGGGACCCTTACGGCGCTTTCTCAAATTTTTCACCTCACCAAATTAAGATGCCTGATGACAATGGTGATTATGCAACTTGGTTGAGTGTCGAGCATTACTATCAG GCTCAGAAGTTTGTTGGGGTGGATGATCCTGTGGCACAAGATTGTGTTGAAAATATTAAGTCTGCCAAAAGTCCGGAAGAGGCAGCACGGATAGGAAGGTCAATGCAGAGGAAGCACCCTGATTTG GTAAGGTTGGACTGGGAAGGTGTCAAGATTGAAGTGATGTATAGAGCACTGAAATGCAAGTTCTCGATATACCCACATTTGAATGCTATGTTGCTCTCAACTGCTGGATCTGTTCTTGTTGAAGCTTCACCACATGATCTTTTCTGGGGAGGAGGTCGGGATGGAGAAGGCCTAAATTATCTGGGCAGGCTTTTAATGCAGTTGAGATCAGAGTTTCTTG AAAATCTACCAAATACACATGTTGGAAGGCCACAGCAGGATTCAACATGGGTAGTCAATGTTTTCCCCCCTAGCGGCTCCTCTCGGTTTTTCTTGCCCTTGGAtttgatgaattaa
- the LOC103408696 gene encoding riboflavin biosynthesis protein PYRR, chloroplastic isoform X1 translates to MHPMAALSFPPMRVCCGGGAATHNSTSNNNNLLGNHALDAAHIRRAAELADRSAGFTSPHPNFGCVIASKTGKVAGEGFLYAQGTKPAEVLAVDAAGDFSRHATAYLNMEPGDCHGDHSAVSALVQAGIERVVIGLRHPLQHLRGNAIRALRSQGLQVDVLGEDLNSKLFEEARKSCLLVNAPLICRAASRIPFSVLKYAMTLDGKIAASSGHAAWISSRTSRNRVFELRGRSDAVIVGGNTVRRDNPRLTARHGGGHMPMRIVMSQTLDLPEEAHLWDTSDVSTIVATQRGARRHFQKVLASKGIEVVEFDILNPREVMEYFHNRGYLSLLWECGGTLAAAAISSGVIHKVFAFVAPKIIGGKNAPSPVGELGMVEMTQAFDLIDVCYEQVGPDMLVSGFLQPIPDVTPVIPSVDETFEIDPTVTPYESRIISFYKTWDPYGAFSNFSPHQIKMPDDNGDYATWLSVEHYYQAQKFVGVDDPVAQDCVENIKSAKSPEEAARIGRSMQRKHPDLVRLDWEGVKIEVMYRALKCKFSIYPHLNAMLLSTAGSVLVEASPHDLFWGGGRDGEGLNYLGRLLMQLRSEFLENLPNTHVGRPQQDSTWVVNVFPPSGSSRFFLPLDLMN, encoded by the exons ATGCATCCAATGGCGGCGTTATCTTTCCCACCAATGAGAGTCTGCTGCGGCGGAGGCGCCGCCACACATAATAGCACTAGTAACAACAACAATTTACTCGGCAACCACGCGCTCGATGCCGCCCACATCCGGCGCGCTGCGGAGCTGGCCGACAGATCCGCCGGATTCACCTCTCCCCACCCAAACTTCGGGTGCGTCATCGCCTCCAAAACCGGAAAAGTCGCCGGCGAGGGCTTCCTCTACGCCCAGGGCACCAAGCCCGCCGAGGTCCTTGCCGTCGATGCAGCTGGCGACTTCTCACGCCACGCCACCGCTTATCTCAATATGGAGCCCGGTGATTGCCACGGTGACCACTCCGCCGTCTCCGCTCTCGTTCAG GCAGGGATTGAAAGGGTGGTGATTGGGTTGAGGCATCCATTGCAGCATTTAAGAGGGAATGCCATTCGGGCTCTGAGAAGTCAAGGCTTGCAAGTTGATGTTCTTGGTGAGGACCTCAACAGTAAACTCTTTGAG GAAGCGCGTAAATCATGCCTGCTTGTCAATGCTCCGTTAATCTGTAGAGCTGCTTCTCGAATCCCCTTCTCTGTTCTCAAGTATGCCATGACTCTTGATG GAAAAATCGCTGCTAGCAGTGGACATGCAGCATGGATCAGCAGCAGAACATCTAGAAATCGAGTTTTTGAACTGCGGGGTAGAAGTGATGCAGTCATTGTAGGAGGAAATACAGTGCGCAGGGACA ATCCAAGACTAACTGCAAGACATGGTGGTGGGCATATGCCTATGCGGATTGTAATGTCACAGACTCTTGATCTCCCTGAGGAAGCACACCTTTGGGATACCTCTGATGTATCTACTATAGTTGCAACACAAAGGGGTGCAAGAAGGCATTTCCAGAAAGTTCTTGCATCgaaaggaattgaagtggtggAGTTTGATATCTTAAACCCCAGAGAAGTAATGGAATACTTCCATAATCGTGGATATCTTTCACTTTTGTGGGAGTGTGGAGGGACATTAGCTGCAGCAGCTATTTCATCTGGAGTAATACATAAG GTGTTCGCATTTGTTGCTCCTAAAATTATTGGTGGAAAGAATGCGCCATCCCCTGTGGGTGAACTCGGGATGGTTGAAATGACACAAGCCTTCGATCTAATTGATGTCTGCTATGAGCAG GTTGGACCTGATATGCTTGTTAGTGGATTTCTTCAACCCATACCAGATGTGACCCCTGTTATTCCATCAGTTGATGAAACATTTGAAATTGATCCAACTGTGACTCCTTATGAATCAAGGATCATATCCTTCTATAAAACATGGGACCCTTACGGCGCTTTCTCAAATTTTTCACCTCACCAAATTAAGATGCCTGATGACAATGGTGATTATGCAACTTGGTTGAGTGTCGAGCATTACTATCAG GCTCAGAAGTTTGTTGGGGTGGATGATCCTGTGGCACAAGATTGTGTTGAAAATATTAAGTCTGCCAAAAGTCCGGAAGAGGCAGCACGGATAGGAAGGTCAATGCAGAGGAAGCACCCTGATTTG GTAAGGTTGGACTGGGAAGGTGTCAAGATTGAAGTGATGTATAGAGCACTGAAATGCAAGTTCTCGATATACCCACATTTGAATGCTATGTTGCTCTCAACTGCTGGATCTGTTCTTGTTGAAGCTTCACCACATGATCTTTTCTGGGGAGGAGGTCGGGATGGAGAAGGCCTAAATTATCTGGGCAGGCTTTTAATGCAGTTGAGATCAGAGTTTCTTG AAAATCTACCAAATACACATGTTGGAAGGCCACAGCAGGATTCAACATGGGTAGTCAATGTTTTCCCCCCTAGCGGCTCCTCTCGGTTTTTCTTGCCCTTGGAtttgatgaattaa
- the LOC103408696 gene encoding riboflavin biosynthesis protein PYRR, chloroplastic isoform X2, producing the protein MHPMAALSFPPMRVCCGGGAATHNSTSNNNNLLGNHALDAAHIRRAAELADRSAGFTSPHPNFGCVIASKTGKVAGEGFLYAQGTKPAEVLAVDAAGDFSRHATAYLNMEPGDCHGDHSAVSALVQAGIERVVIGLRHPLQHLRGNAIRALRSQGLQVDVLGEDLNSKLFEEARKSCLLVNAPLICRAASRIPFSVLKYAMTLDGKIAASSGHAAWISSRTSRNRVFELRGRSDAVIVGGNTVRRDNPRLTARHGGGHMPMRIVMSQTLDLPEEAHLWDTSDVSTIVATQRGARRHFQKVLASKGIEVVEFDILNPREVMEYFHNRGYLSLLWECGGTLAAAAISSGVIHKVFAFVAPKIIGGKNAPSPVGELGMVEMTQAFDLIDVCYEQVGPDMLVSGFLQPIPDVTPVIPSVDETFEIDPTVTPYESRIISFYKTWDPYGAFSNFSPHQIKMPDDNGDYATWLSVEHYYQAQKFVGVDDPVAQDCVENIKSAKSPEEAARIGRSMQRKHPDLVRLDWEGVKIEVMYRALKCKFSIYPHLNAMLLSTAGSVLVEASPHDLFWGGGRDGEGLNYLGRLLMQLRSEFLGESPTSG; encoded by the exons ATGCATCCAATGGCGGCGTTATCTTTCCCACCAATGAGAGTCTGCTGCGGCGGAGGCGCCGCCACACATAATAGCACTAGTAACAACAACAATTTACTCGGCAACCACGCGCTCGATGCCGCCCACATCCGGCGCGCTGCGGAGCTGGCCGACAGATCCGCCGGATTCACCTCTCCCCACCCAAACTTCGGGTGCGTCATCGCCTCCAAAACCGGAAAAGTCGCCGGCGAGGGCTTCCTCTACGCCCAGGGCACCAAGCCCGCCGAGGTCCTTGCCGTCGATGCAGCTGGCGACTTCTCACGCCACGCCACCGCTTATCTCAATATGGAGCCCGGTGATTGCCACGGTGACCACTCCGCCGTCTCCGCTCTCGTTCAG GCAGGGATTGAAAGGGTGGTGATTGGGTTGAGGCATCCATTGCAGCATTTAAGAGGGAATGCCATTCGGGCTCTGAGAAGTCAAGGCTTGCAAGTTGATGTTCTTGGTGAGGACCTCAACAGTAAACTCTTTGAG GAAGCGCGTAAATCATGCCTGCTTGTCAATGCTCCGTTAATCTGTAGAGCTGCTTCTCGAATCCCCTTCTCTGTTCTCAAGTATGCCATGACTCTTGATG GAAAAATCGCTGCTAGCAGTGGACATGCAGCATGGATCAGCAGCAGAACATCTAGAAATCGAGTTTTTGAACTGCGGGGTAGAAGTGATGCAGTCATTGTAGGAGGAAATACAGTGCGCAGGGACA ATCCAAGACTAACTGCAAGACATGGTGGTGGGCATATGCCTATGCGGATTGTAATGTCACAGACTCTTGATCTCCCTGAGGAAGCACACCTTTGGGATACCTCTGATGTATCTACTATAGTTGCAACACAAAGGGGTGCAAGAAGGCATTTCCAGAAAGTTCTTGCATCgaaaggaattgaagtggtggAGTTTGATATCTTAAACCCCAGAGAAGTAATGGAATACTTCCATAATCGTGGATATCTTTCACTTTTGTGGGAGTGTGGAGGGACATTAGCTGCAGCAGCTATTTCATCTGGAGTAATACATAAG GTGTTCGCATTTGTTGCTCCTAAAATTATTGGTGGAAAGAATGCGCCATCCCCTGTGGGTGAACTCGGGATGGTTGAAATGACACAAGCCTTCGATCTAATTGATGTCTGCTATGAGCAG GTTGGACCTGATATGCTTGTTAGTGGATTTCTTCAACCCATACCAGATGTGACCCCTGTTATTCCATCAGTTGATGAAACATTTGAAATTGATCCAACTGTGACTCCTTATGAATCAAGGATCATATCCTTCTATAAAACATGGGACCCTTACGGCGCTTTCTCAAATTTTTCACCTCACCAAATTAAGATGCCTGATGACAATGGTGATTATGCAACTTGGTTGAGTGTCGAGCATTACTATCAG GCTCAGAAGTTTGTTGGGGTGGATGATCCTGTGGCACAAGATTGTGTTGAAAATATTAAGTCTGCCAAAAGTCCGGAAGAGGCAGCACGGATAGGAAGGTCAATGCAGAGGAAGCACCCTGATTTG GTAAGGTTGGACTGGGAAGGTGTCAAGATTGAAGTGATGTATAGAGCACTGAAATGCAAGTTCTCGATATACCCACATTTGAATGCTATGTTGCTCTCAACTGCTGGATCTGTTCTTGTTGAAGCTTCACCACATGATCTTTTCTGGGGAGGAGGTCGGGATGGAGAAGGCCTAAATTATCTGGGCAGGCTTTTAATGCAGTTGAGATCAGAGTTTCTTGGTGAGTCTCCTACGTCCGGTTAG
- the LOC103408696 gene encoding riboflavin biosynthesis protein PYRR, chloroplastic isoform X3, which translates to MHPMAALSFPPMRVCCGGGAATHNSTSNNNNLLGNHALDAAHIRRAAELADRSAGFTSPHPNFGCVIASKTGKVAGEGFLYAQGTKPAEVLAVDAAGDFSRHATAYLNMEPGDCHGDHSAVSALVQAGIERVVIGLRHPLQHLRGNAIRALRSQGLQVDVLGEDLNSKLFEEARKSCLLVNAPLICRAASRIPFSVLKYAMTLDGKIAASSGHAAWISSRTSRNRVFELRGRSDAVIVGGNTVRRDNPRLTARHGGGHMPMRIVMSQTLDLPEEAHLWDTSDVSTIVATQRGARRHFQKVLASKGIEVVEFDILNPREVMEYFHNRGYLSLLWECGGTLAAAAISSGVIHKVFAFVAPKIIGGKNAPSPVGELGMVEMTQAFDLIDVCYEQVGPDMLVSGFLQPIPDVTPVIPSVDETFEIDPTVTPYESRIISFYKTWDPYGAFSNFSPHQIKMPDDNGDYATWLSVEHYYQAQKFVGVDDPVAQDCVENIKSAKSPEEAARIGRSMQRKHPDLVRLDWEGVKIEVMYRALKCKFSIYPHLNAMLLSTAGSVLVEASPHDLFWGGGRDGEGLNYLGRLLMQLRSEFLER; encoded by the exons ATGCATCCAATGGCGGCGTTATCTTTCCCACCAATGAGAGTCTGCTGCGGCGGAGGCGCCGCCACACATAATAGCACTAGTAACAACAACAATTTACTCGGCAACCACGCGCTCGATGCCGCCCACATCCGGCGCGCTGCGGAGCTGGCCGACAGATCCGCCGGATTCACCTCTCCCCACCCAAACTTCGGGTGCGTCATCGCCTCCAAAACCGGAAAAGTCGCCGGCGAGGGCTTCCTCTACGCCCAGGGCACCAAGCCCGCCGAGGTCCTTGCCGTCGATGCAGCTGGCGACTTCTCACGCCACGCCACCGCTTATCTCAATATGGAGCCCGGTGATTGCCACGGTGACCACTCCGCCGTCTCCGCTCTCGTTCAG GCAGGGATTGAAAGGGTGGTGATTGGGTTGAGGCATCCATTGCAGCATTTAAGAGGGAATGCCATTCGGGCTCTGAGAAGTCAAGGCTTGCAAGTTGATGTTCTTGGTGAGGACCTCAACAGTAAACTCTTTGAG GAAGCGCGTAAATCATGCCTGCTTGTCAATGCTCCGTTAATCTGTAGAGCTGCTTCTCGAATCCCCTTCTCTGTTCTCAAGTATGCCATGACTCTTGATG GAAAAATCGCTGCTAGCAGTGGACATGCAGCATGGATCAGCAGCAGAACATCTAGAAATCGAGTTTTTGAACTGCGGGGTAGAAGTGATGCAGTCATTGTAGGAGGAAATACAGTGCGCAGGGACA ATCCAAGACTAACTGCAAGACATGGTGGTGGGCATATGCCTATGCGGATTGTAATGTCACAGACTCTTGATCTCCCTGAGGAAGCACACCTTTGGGATACCTCTGATGTATCTACTATAGTTGCAACACAAAGGGGTGCAAGAAGGCATTTCCAGAAAGTTCTTGCATCgaaaggaattgaagtggtggAGTTTGATATCTTAAACCCCAGAGAAGTAATGGAATACTTCCATAATCGTGGATATCTTTCACTTTTGTGGGAGTGTGGAGGGACATTAGCTGCAGCAGCTATTTCATCTGGAGTAATACATAAG GTGTTCGCATTTGTTGCTCCTAAAATTATTGGTGGAAAGAATGCGCCATCCCCTGTGGGTGAACTCGGGATGGTTGAAATGACACAAGCCTTCGATCTAATTGATGTCTGCTATGAGCAG GTTGGACCTGATATGCTTGTTAGTGGATTTCTTCAACCCATACCAGATGTGACCCCTGTTATTCCATCAGTTGATGAAACATTTGAAATTGATCCAACTGTGACTCCTTATGAATCAAGGATCATATCCTTCTATAAAACATGGGACCCTTACGGCGCTTTCTCAAATTTTTCACCTCACCAAATTAAGATGCCTGATGACAATGGTGATTATGCAACTTGGTTGAGTGTCGAGCATTACTATCAG GCTCAGAAGTTTGTTGGGGTGGATGATCCTGTGGCACAAGATTGTGTTGAAAATATTAAGTCTGCCAAAAGTCCGGAAGAGGCAGCACGGATAGGAAGGTCAATGCAGAGGAAGCACCCTGATTTG GTAAGGTTGGACTGGGAAGGTGTCAAGATTGAAGTGATGTATAGAGCACTGAAATGCAAGTTCTCGATATACCCACATTTGAATGCTATGTTGCTCTCAACTGCTGGATCTGTTCTTGTTGAAGCTTCACCACATGATCTTTTCTGGGGAGGAGGTCGGGATGGAGAAGGCCTAAATTATCTGGGCAGGCTTTTAATGCAGTTGAGATCAGAGTTTCTTG AAAGGTAA
- the LOC103408697 gene encoding melianol synthase CYP71BQ5-like, with amino-acid sequence MSLMLDIQISFLAVIFTCLVALVTPLVIYWKRHATSTTTVRLPPGPWKLPLIGNLHQMAASSLPHRCMTDLANKYGPIMHLKLGQLSAVVISSPEFVQEMLKTHDVAFSQRPTFLAAEILSYNSGIIFSPYNDFWRQMRKICMLELLSAKRVESFASIRQEEASNLVESISLSDGHPFNLSEMIFSMQSVIIARAAFGKKCKYQQEFLSQLQDAVRLAAEFDVPDLFPSLKFLRYVINLKPAVEKVHQKMDKILDEIISDHRVKRNEESAAGDDHQEDIVDVLLRLQESGDLTTTQIKAVTLDMFSAGSETSATTTEWAMAELLRSPRAMKKAQAEVRQLIGGKGKIEESDIKKLDYLNLVIRETLRLHPPPFIPRQASEKCTIGGYDIPTEATVFINAWGIGRDPKYWENADCFLPERFQGSSVDFRGTNFELVPFGGGRRMCPGISFATASIELALSHLLYHFDWKLPNANGSSTEIRLLEELDMTECKGLNVRKKNNLYLIAIPFISSSEMN; translated from the exons ATGTCTCTAATGCTCGACATCCAAATTTCTTTCCTCGCTGTAATATTTACTTGTCTGGTCGCCCTTGTTACCCCCCTTGTTATATATTGGAAGAGGCATGCTACTAGTACTACAACTGTTAGGCTGCCCCCGGGGCCATGGAAGCTGCCTCTCATCGGAAACTTGCATCAAATGGCCGCCAGCTCTTTACCCCATCGCTGCATGACAGACTTGGCCAACAAGTATGGCCCTATCATGCACCTCAAACTGGGACAACTCTCAGCCGTAGTCATTTCATCGCCGGAATTTGTTCAAGAGATGCTGAAGACGCATGATGTTGCTTTCTCACAACGCCCAACGTTTCTTGCTGCTGAAATTTTGTCCTATAATTCAGGGATCATCTTTTCTCCTTATAACGATTTTTGGAGACAAATGCGAAAGATTTGCATGCTGGAGCTCCTTAGTGCAAAACGCGTGGAGTCATTTGCATCAATAAGACAAGAAGAGGCATCAAATCTTGTTGAATCAATTTCCTTATCAGATGGTCATCCGTTCAATCTCAGTGAAATGATCTTCTCCATGCAAAGCGTCATTATTGCCCGTGCGGCCTTTGGAAAGAAGTGCAAGTATCAACAAGAGTTTTTATCACAGCTCCAGGATGCAGTTAGGCTTGCAGCAGAATTTGATGTGCCGGatttgttcccttcactcaaaTTCCTCCGTTATGTCATAAATTTGAAGCCTGCGGTTGAGAAAGTACACCAGAAAATGGACAAGATCCTTGATGAAATTATCAGCGATCATAGAGTGAAAAGAAATGAGGAATCAGCTGCCGGAGACGACCATCAGGAAGATATAGTTGATGTGCTACTGCGGCTCCAGGAGTCTGGTGATCTCACAACCACCCAAATCAAAGCTGTCACCCTG GACATGTTTTCTGCTGGAAGTGAGACTTCAGCAACTACTACAGAATGGGCAATGGCTGAACTTCTGAGAAGTCCAAGAGCAATGAAAAAAGCACAGGCCGAGGTACGCCAACTTATCGGAGGAAAGGGGAAGATTGAAGAGTCAGACATTAAGAAACTCGACTACTTAAATTTGGTCATAAGGGAAACTCTACGATTACACCCTCCTCCCTTCATCCCAAGACAAGCAAGCGAAAAATGCACTATTGGCGGGTATGATATACCAACTGAAGCAACAGTCTTCATCAATGCTTGGGGAATTGGGAGAGACCCCAAGTATTGGGAGAATGCTGATTGTTTTCTGCCGGAGAGATTCCAAGGCTCTTCTGTTGATTTTCGAGGGACCAACTTTGAATTGGTTCCATTTGGGGGTGGCAGGAGAATGTGTCCAGGCATATCATTTGCAACCGCAAGTATTGAACTTGCACTTTCTCATCTGCTCTACCACTTTGACTGGAAACTCCCCAATGCAAATGGCAGTAGCACTGAGATAAGGTTATTAGAAGAGCTTGATATGACTGAATGTAAGGGATTGAATGTTAGGAAGAAGAATAACTTGTATCTTATCGCCATTCCATTCATTTCGTCCTCAGAAATGAATTGA
- the LOC103434276 gene encoding probable protein phosphatase 2C 33 produces MGSCLSAESRSPLPDSPSSPSLGVRRRKSSKKRMGSRNSSFDYRREERLHRIPERMFFNGSSEVASLFTQQGKKGTNQDAMIVWENFGLRTDTVFCGVFDGHGPFGHMVAKRVRDSLPLKLSANWEVNIVNDEVLKEISLNAAGSLNSDDTAFVSVDEDFRPSVDVDETEKNPEIFQTLRESFLKAFKVMDRELRTTPSIDCFCSGTTAVTLIKQGRDLIIGNVGDSRAVLCTRRIDDTLSAIQLTVDLKPNLPAEAERIRKCRGRVFALQDEPEVARVWLPNTDSPGLAMARAFGDFCLKDFGLISVPDVSYRRLTERDEFIVLATDGIWDVLSNKEVVDIVATAPARSSAARALVETAVRAWRQKYPTSKVDDCAVVCLFLDLDSNTVSTAANNGSKEKEQPTTVNELNAEEDLSETASLVHSGTVRTAEEILADEEEDEVEGGSKENAADDMNSEPGVEWSALEGVSRVNTLLNLPRFTPTKEDKKVWKKV; encoded by the exons ATGGGTTCCTGCTTGTCTGCAGAAAGCAGGAGCCCTCTGCCCGATTCGCCGTCGTCTCCCTCCTTGGGAGTCCGGCGGCGGAAGAGCTCGAAGAAGAGAATGGGCTCGAGAAATTCTTCCTTTGATTACCGCCGGGAAGAACGGCTGCACAGGATTCCCGAGAGAATGTTCTTCAATGGGTCCAGTGAAGTTGCATCTTTGTTTACACAGCAGGGCAAGAAAGGAACCAATCAAGATGCCATGATTGTGTGGGAG AATTTCGGTTTGAGAACAGACACAGTTTTCTGTGGTGTTTTCGATGGGCACGGTCCATTTGGTCATATGGTTGCTAAAAGAGTGAGGGACTCTCTTCCTCTGAAATTGAGTGCAAACTGGGAAGTGAACATAGTCAATGATGAAGTTCTCAAAGAGATTAGCCTCAACGCTGCAGGAAGCTTGAATTCAGATGATACTGCTTTTGTATCTGTTGATGAAGATTTCAGGCCCTCCGTGGATGTTGATGAAACAGAAAAAAACCCTGAGATCTTTCAGACACTGAGAGAGTCCTTTCTGAAGGCTTTTAAAGTTATGGACAGGGAGCTGCGAACAACACCAAGTATTGATTGCTTTTGTAGTGGGACAACAGCAGTAACTTTGATTAAACAG GGTCGGGATTTAATCATTGGAAATGTTGGAGACTCCCGAGCCGTTCTATGCACGAGAAGAATAGATGACACTCTAAGTGCAATTCAGTTGACTGTGGATCTCAAACCAAATCTTCCAG CGGAAGCGGAAAGAATTCGTAAGTGTAGAGGGCGTGTTTTTGCTCTTCAGGATGAACCTGAGGTTGCTCGGGTCTGGCTGCCAAACACTGACTCTCCTGGACTTGCCATGGCACGCGCTTTTGGAGATTTCTGCCTCAAGGATTTCGGCCTGATCTCTGTACCAGATGTATCCTATCGGCGTCTCACAGAGAGGGATGAATTTATAGTCCTGGCTACAGATGGG ATTTGGGATGTCCTCTCTAACAAAGAAGTGGTAGACATTGTAGCAACAGCCCCAGCACGTTCTTCTGCAGCTCGAGCACTGGTAGAGACAGCAGTTCGAGCGTGGAGACAGAAGTACCCAACTTCCAAAGTAGATGACTGTGCTGTAGTTTGTCTCTTCCTTGACTTAGACTCAAACACAGTATCAACTGCTGCTAATAACGGGTCGAAGGAGAAGGAGCAGCCTACTACAGTGAATGAGCTAAATGCCGAAGAAGATCTCTCGGAGACAGCTTCTTTGGTCCACTCGGGGACTGTCCGAACTGCTGAAGAGATCCTTGCAGACGAGGAAGAAGACGAAGTAGAAGGAGGAAGCAAGGAGAATGCTGCAGATGATATGAATTCGGAACCAGGTGTAGAGTGGTCAGCTCTGGAAGGAGTTTCTCGAGTGAACACATTATTGAATCTGCCTAGGTTTACACCCACAAAAGAAGACAAGAAGGTGTGGAAGAAGGTTTGA